In the genome of Acidovorax sp. 69, the window GCTTCGCGCCGTGCCGATCAGGCCCGCGCCGGCCTGCTGCCCACCGCCGCGCTGACCAGCGGGCTGACCCGCTCTAACGTGGAGCTGAGCAGGCCCAAGATTGAAAACACCGGCACGGCCCAGACAGTGGGCATCAATGCCTCACAGCCCCTGTACCGGCCGGCCAACCGCATCAATCTGGAGCAAGGCCAGCGCGGTATCGACGTGGCCCAGGCGCAGCTCGATGCCGCGACGCAGGACCTGCTGGTGCGCGTGAGTCAGGCCTATTTCGATGTGCTGGCAGCGCAAGATACGCTGACTTTCGTACAAGCCCAGAAAGCGGCCGTTTCCGAGCAGCTGGCCTCAGCCAAACGCAATTTTGAGGTGGGGACGACCACCGTGACGGACTCCCGCGAAGCGCAGGCCCGGTACGACCTGGTGATTGCACAGGAGATCGCAGCCGAGAACGATCTGCGCGTCAAACGCCTGGCGCTGGACCAACTCGTGGGCATCACGGGGACCAAACCTCAACCGCTCGCCCTGCCGCTGCAATTGCCTGGCGTCCAACCCGACAACGTGGTCACGTGGGTGGACACCGCGCGCGACCAGCAGCCTGGTGTGCGCCAGGCCGCCATTGCGCTGGATATTGCACGCCTGGAGACCAAGAAGGCCGAAACCGGTCACCTGCCCACGGTCGACCTGCAGGCGGGTTACAACGTCACGCGCAACCTGCATGGCACCATCAACTCGCCTGGCGTCACTGCCCGCAGCAATGCGGCCAGCGTGGGCGTGGCGCTGAATTTGCCGCTGTTTGCAGGCTTTGCGGTGCAGAACCGGGTCAAGGAAACGCTGGCCTTGGAAGAGAAAGCCACGGCCGACCTGGAAACCGCCCGCCGCAATGTGGCCCAAGCCACCCGCGCAGCCTTCTTCGGCGTGCAGTCTGGCCAAGGCCAGGTGTTGGCGCTGGAGGCCGCAGAAGCCTCCAGCCAAAGCGCGCTGGACGCCAACAAGCTCGGCTACCAGGTGGGTGTGCGCATCAACATTGATGTGCTCAATGCCCAAAGCCAGCTGTACCAGACGAAACGCGACTTGGCCCAGGCGCGCTACAACGTGCTGCTGGGCGCACTCAAGCTGCGCCAGGCTGCCGGCACGCTCGCGCAGCAAGACATCGAGGCTCTCAACGCCTTGCTGGTCAAGTAAGCAAAAAGTAGGAACACCGCCAAAGGGTTCCATGCCGCCTCGCCCATGCAGGCAGGCCTACAGCCCGCTGGGTTCCTCCTCTGCAGGCAGAGGCTGAACGATGGCCAGAACGGCCTGCACGGTGGCATGTGCCGCTCCCCGGTGGGCTGTGGCGAAACGGATGGCGCGCTCGCTGGCAGTGGCTTGTGCGGCGGGGTTCAAGGCCAGTTCTGCAGCCAATGCCATTCCAGCACCGATGTCTGACACCCGCTGCGCGGCACCGGCCTCACACGCCAGTTCGGCCGCCTCGGCAAAATTGAAAGTGTGGAGGCCCAACACCACCGGACAGCCGCAGGCTGCGGCCTCGATCAGGTTCTGGCCGCCCAGCGGGGCAAAGCTGCCCCCCAGCAGGGCGACGTCCGCCAAGCCGTAGTAAAACGCCATTTCGCCCAGCGAGTCGCCCAGCCACACATCGGCAGTGTCGGGGCCTGTGGCCCAGGTACTGCGGCGAGACACGGTGAGACCGGCACGTTGCAGCAGCTGGTGCACCTCATCAAAACGCTGGGGGTGGCGCGGCACGATCAACCATTGCACACCGGCAGCTACCGTTGCAGATGCTATGTTTCCGATAGCTTTCGGCGCATTATCTGCCTGCGCTAGAGGCTGTTTTGGCTTGAAGTTCGCCAGCCACAGGGCTTCTTCGCCCTCCCGGCTGCTGGCCAGCATGACGACGGGACGACCCGCTTGCGCTCGCCAGTGCTGGCCCCGAGCCAACAGGGCTGCATCTGGCACCACGTCGAACTTCAGATTGCCAAAAACACCCTGCACCTTGGCGCCCACAGCTTTCAGGCGGGCCGCGTCGTCCTGCGTTTGTGCCCAAACCGCCGTCAGCCCCGCATAAGCGGGCCGCGCCAATGGCATCACGCGCTGCGCCTTGCGCAAGGACCTGGCATTGAAGCGCGCATTGGCCAGCACCAGCGGAATGCCCCGCTTCTGGCAGCCCGCCACAAGGTTGGGCCAGACTTCGGTTTCCATCAGGATGCCGATGGCCGGCCGGAACTTGCGCAGAAAGCGGGCCACCGTCCCAGGGGTGTCCCAGGGCTGCCATACCTGCACATCCCCGGATTGCAGCAGTTTTTCACCCTCGGCGCGGCCCGTGGCTGTGCCATGGGTGAGCAGCAGACGCACTCCAGGCAGTTGCTCGCGCAATTCGGCCAACAAGATGGCTGCCGCACGGGTTTCGCCCAGCGACACGGCATGCACCCACACAAACCGGCCCAGCGGGTCGGTGCTGCTGTGGGGCATCAGGCTGTCGAGGGTTCTCCGGTAGCGCCCAAACCGTTCACCCATGGCCTGGCCGTAACCGGGTTCCACCACGGCACGGCGGCGCAGCTTGCGCAGCAGCAAGGGCTGAGCACACCAGGTGAGCAGCGAGTACAGGGCGCGTGCGGCGTTCATACGGCCTGGT includes:
- a CDS encoding TolC family outer membrane protein, yielding MTPFRPLSLSLLSLALGAALSAPAQAQSLLDLVESARTYDTAWQSARAQLDAASRRADQARAGLLPTAALTSGLTRSNVELSRPKIENTGTAQTVGINASQPLYRPANRINLEQGQRGIDVAQAQLDAATQDLLVRVSQAYFDVLAAQDTLTFVQAQKAAVSEQLASAKRNFEVGTTTVTDSREAQARYDLVIAQEIAAENDLRVKRLALDQLVGITGTKPQPLALPLQLPGVQPDNVVTWVDTARDQQPGVRQAAIALDIARLETKKAETGHLPTVDLQAGYNVTRNLHGTINSPGVTARSNAASVGVALNLPLFAGFAVQNRVKETLALEEKATADLETARRNVAQATRAAFFGVQSGQGQVLALEAAEASSQSALDANKLGYQVGVRINIDVLNAQSQLYQTKRDLAQARYNVLLGALKLRQAAGTLAQQDIEALNALLVK
- a CDS encoding 3-deoxy-D-manno-octulosonic acid transferase, which codes for MNAARALYSLLTWCAQPLLLRKLRRRAVVEPGYGQAMGERFGRYRRTLDSLMPHSSTDPLGRFVWVHAVSLGETRAAAILLAELREQLPGVRLLLTHGTATGRAEGEKLLQSGDVQVWQPWDTPGTVARFLRKFRPAIGILMETEVWPNLVAGCQKRGIPLVLANARFNARSLRKAQRVMPLARPAYAGLTAVWAQTQDDAARLKAVGAKVQGVFGNLKFDVVPDAALLARGQHWRAQAGRPVVMLASSREGEEALWLANFKPKQPLAQADNAPKAIGNIASATVAAGVQWLIVPRHPQRFDEVHQLLQRAGLTVSRRSTWATGPDTADVWLGDSLGEMAFYYGLADVALLGGSFAPLGGQNLIEAAACGCPVVLGLHTFNFAEAAELACEAGAAQRVSDIGAGMALAAELALNPAAQATASERAIRFATAHRGAAHATVQAVLAIVQPLPAEEEPSGL